A region from the uncultured Holophaga sp. genome encodes:
- the hemC gene encoding hydroxymethylbilane synthase — translation MTRIVVGTRNSLLAVGQARPMVAWLQSRGHEVVWREFTTLGDRWQAGPLEKAGATGLFTKELEDAMARGEVDLLIHSLKDVSMERPAGTLRACIPEREDPSDLLILRPDRPAKPTLGTSAVRRERMLRLAMPEAHFTWIRGNVPTRLQKVRDGELRGEPLHGTLLAAAGVRRLGLDLSGLEVRPLAPGELLPAPGQGALLAETREDRPDIVEALRDCHHAPTATCVDLERRVLQGLGGGCQQPLGALARPLGSGRVQLMAAFALEDRVVRAEAEAEPGVALRQVLASFRAEGLSWAE, via the coding sequence GTGACCCGGATCGTCGTCGGCACCCGGAACAGCCTCCTGGCCGTGGGTCAGGCCCGCCCCATGGTGGCCTGGCTCCAGAGCCGTGGACACGAGGTCGTCTGGCGCGAATTCACCACCCTCGGGGACCGCTGGCAGGCTGGCCCCCTGGAGAAGGCGGGGGCCACCGGCCTCTTCACCAAAGAGCTGGAAGACGCTATGGCCCGGGGGGAGGTGGACCTCCTCATCCACAGCCTCAAGGATGTCTCCATGGAGCGCCCCGCAGGCACCCTGCGCGCCTGCATCCCGGAGCGCGAAGACCCCTCCGATCTCCTCATCCTCCGCCCGGACCGCCCGGCCAAGCCCACGCTGGGCACCAGTGCCGTCCGGAGGGAGCGCATGCTGCGCCTCGCCATGCCCGAGGCCCACTTCACCTGGATCCGGGGCAATGTGCCCACCCGGCTCCAGAAGGTCCGGGACGGAGAACTCCGGGGGGAGCCCCTGCATGGGACCCTCCTGGCCGCAGCAGGCGTGAGGCGCCTGGGCCTGGATCTCTCCGGTCTCGAGGTGCGGCCCCTGGCGCCCGGGGAACTCCTCCCCGCCCCCGGGCAGGGCGCCCTCCTGGCCGAGACCCGGGAGGACCGGCCGGACATCGTGGAGGCCCTCCGGGACTGCCACCACGCCCCGACCGCCACCTGCGTAGACCTGGAGCGCCGGGTGCTCCAGGGACTGGGTGGCGGCTGTCAGCAGCCCCTGGGCGCCCTGGCGCGCCCGCTGGGCTCCGGCCGGGTCCAGCTCATGGCCGCCTTCGCCCTGGAGGACCGCGTGGTCCGGGCTGAGGCCGAGGCTGAACCAGGGGTGGCCCTCCGGCAGGTGCTGGCCAGCTTCCGCGCTGAGGGCCTCTCGTGGGCGGAGTGA
- a CDS encoding L-erythro-3,5-diaminohexanoate dehydrogenase: MTMGCKYGSHRVVEPKGVLPQPALRVDNDFNTLYDNEILVDVLALNIDSASFTQIEEEAGHDLSRIGAKILKIVRERGKMQNPVTGSGGMLIGTVARVGAALAGRDLKPGDRIASLVSLSLTPLRIDRILKIHPGIDRVEIEGQALLFESGIYAKLPGDMGEGLALAALDVAGAPAQTAKLVKPGDSVLILGAGGKSGMLVAYEAMKRVGPTGRVVGNIHHGPDQAVLEGLGFCHAVIKADATRPLELLEASLAANGGREYDLVINCVNVPNTELSSILPCRDGGTVYFFSMATHFGKAALGAEGVGKDVNMIIGNGYTRDHAEITLWELRENPALRQLFESRYV, from the coding sequence ATGACCATGGGCTGCAAGTACGGTTCCCACCGCGTGGTGGAGCCGAAAGGGGTGCTCCCCCAACCCGCTCTGCGGGTCGACAACGACTTCAATACCCTTTACGACAACGAGATCCTGGTGGACGTGCTGGCGCTGAACATCGACAGCGCCAGCTTCACCCAGATCGAGGAGGAGGCCGGACATGACCTCTCCCGCATCGGGGCGAAGATCCTGAAGATCGTCCGCGAGCGCGGCAAGATGCAGAACCCCGTCACCGGGTCCGGGGGCATGCTCATCGGGACTGTGGCCCGGGTGGGTGCTGCCCTGGCCGGGCGGGACCTGAAGCCCGGGGACCGCATCGCCTCCCTGGTCTCCCTGAGCCTGACCCCCCTGCGCATCGACCGGATCCTGAAGATCCACCCCGGGATCGACCGGGTGGAGATCGAGGGGCAGGCCCTGCTCTTCGAGAGCGGGATCTACGCCAAGCTCCCAGGGGACATGGGCGAGGGCCTGGCCTTGGCGGCCCTGGATGTGGCCGGGGCGCCGGCCCAGACCGCCAAACTGGTGAAGCCCGGGGATTCCGTGCTCATCCTTGGGGCCGGCGGCAAGTCGGGCATGCTGGTGGCCTATGAAGCCATGAAGCGGGTGGGGCCCACGGGCCGGGTGGTGGGCAACATCCACCACGGACCCGATCAGGCGGTGCTGGAGGGCCTGGGCTTCTGCCACGCCGTCATCAAGGCCGATGCCACCCGCCCCCTGGAGCTGCTGGAGGCCTCCCTGGCGGCCAACGGCGGCCGGGAATACGACTTGGTCATCAACTGCGTCAATGTCCCCAACACCGAGCTGAGTTCGATCCTGCCCTGCCGGGATGGAGGCACTGTCTACTTCTTCAGCATGGCCACGCACTTCGGCAAGGCCGCCCTTGGGGCCGAAGGTGTGGGCAAGGACGTGAACATGATCATCGGCAACGGCTACACCAGGGATCACGCCGAGATCACCCTCTGGGAGCTGCGGGAGAACCCTGCGCTCCGTCAGCTCTTCGAGTCGCGTTACGTCTGA
- a CDS encoding uroporphyrinogen-III synthase has protein sequence MRSGPRLALARSEGHPLWKQVVQAGWTPVTYLCATLTPSAEPPLEGPWDAALVLSPAGARALRPHLPPGLPCLVTGPGTARALDGVPGQIILPGEARAEGLWAALQARFPSGGRFLLVRGERSRGFLDAQARDTPWKLSPWTSHREVPLRPQPPLPKVEAVLALSPLQAELLAPLSGDLLRFAWGERSAAAFARAGCPATAHCLPEPGALERLLRAYLTID, from the coding sequence GTGAGGTCCGGGCCCCGCCTGGCCCTGGCCCGATCCGAGGGGCACCCCCTCTGGAAGCAGGTCGTGCAAGCGGGCTGGACCCCGGTCACCTACCTCTGCGCTACCCTGACCCCCTCAGCGGAGCCCCCCCTGGAAGGCCCCTGGGACGCCGCCCTGGTACTGAGTCCCGCCGGAGCCCGTGCCCTGCGCCCTCACCTGCCTCCGGGGCTCCCCTGCCTGGTCACGGGCCCAGGCACTGCCCGGGCATTGGATGGAGTCCCCGGCCAGATCATTCTCCCTGGAGAGGCCCGGGCCGAGGGCCTCTGGGCCGCCCTGCAGGCGCGCTTCCCCTCAGGAGGCCGCTTCCTCCTGGTGCGGGGCGAGCGCAGCCGGGGCTTCCTGGATGCACAGGCCCGGGACACCCCCTGGAAGCTGAGTCCCTGGACCAGCCATCGCGAGGTGCCCCTCAGGCCCCAGCCGCCCCTGCCCAAGGTGGAAGCGGTCCTGGCCCTGAGCCCTCTCCAGGCGGAGCTGCTGGCCCCACTCAGTGGGGACCTGCTCCGCTTCGCCTGGGGCGAGCGCAGCGCCGCGGCTTTCGCCCGGGCGGGATGCCCCGCCACGGCCCACTGCCTCCCGGAACCCGGTGCCCTGGAGCGCCTGCTCCGAGCTTATCTCACCATTGATTAA
- a CDS encoding NADH-quinone oxidoreductase subunit NuoF translates to MARKRLVVGMGTCGVSAGANKVMAALRELVETHPEKVELGSTGCVGMCYREPLVELWDGAERTLYGDMTAERAREVFESHVLRGEPLPEYVALRGDGQGEERPYLERQVKIVLRNCGFMDPDSIEAYEAREGYAAIRKVLDEMSPAEVIQTVIDSGLRGRGGGGFSTGQKWKFAAASLSDTKYMICNADEGDPGAFMDRSVLEGDPHSVIEGMMIAGYAIGAEHAYIYCRAEYPLAVRRLRESIEKLKAKGYLGRNIFGSSFNFEVKVKEGAGAFVCGEETALMASIEGKRGTPRPRPPYPAIKGLWGKPTNINNVETFANVPWILLKGSAAYAALGTEKSKGTKVFAIAGKARRTGLVEVPMGLTIRDVVFDVCGGIKEDRAFKAVQMGGPSGGCIPAALADTVIDYDSITKTGAIMGSGGMVVMDETTCMVEMARFFLHFTQMESCGKCTSCRIGTLRMLEILEEIVAGRGREEHLAQLEELGAFIKGSSQCGLGQTAPNPVLTTLRYFRDEYEAHIREHRCPAHSCGALVKFEVDSAKCVGCTLCARQCPAKCISGEARKVHVIDDAQCVKCGKCYTVCNFGAIRKV, encoded by the coding sequence ATGGCGAGGAAGAGACTTGTGGTGGGCATGGGCACCTGTGGGGTGTCTGCCGGAGCGAACAAGGTGATGGCTGCCCTCCGGGAGCTGGTGGAAACCCACCCGGAAAAGGTGGAGCTGGGCTCCACTGGATGCGTCGGCATGTGCTACCGGGAGCCCTTAGTGGAGCTGTGGGACGGAGCCGAACGCACCCTCTACGGCGACATGACCGCTGAGAGGGCTCGTGAGGTCTTTGAGAGTCATGTGCTCCGGGGGGAGCCACTGCCCGAGTACGTCGCTCTCCGGGGGGATGGCCAGGGGGAGGAACGCCCCTACCTGGAGCGCCAGGTCAAGATCGTGCTGCGCAACTGCGGCTTCATGGATCCCGACTCCATTGAGGCCTATGAGGCACGGGAAGGCTATGCGGCCATCCGGAAGGTCCTGGATGAGATGAGTCCTGCTGAGGTCATCCAGACCGTGATCGACTCCGGGCTTCGCGGCCGTGGCGGCGGCGGTTTCTCCACCGGGCAGAAGTGGAAGTTCGCCGCGGCCTCCCTCAGCGATACCAAGTACATGATCTGCAATGCGGACGAGGGTGATCCCGGCGCCTTCATGGACCGCTCGGTGCTGGAGGGGGATCCCCACTCCGTCATCGAGGGGATGATGATCGCGGGCTATGCCATCGGGGCCGAGCACGCCTACATCTATTGCCGGGCCGAGTACCCCCTGGCGGTGAGGCGATTGCGGGAGTCCATCGAGAAGCTCAAAGCCAAGGGCTATCTGGGGCGCAACATCTTCGGCTCCTCCTTCAACTTCGAGGTGAAGGTGAAGGAGGGCGCCGGTGCCTTCGTATGCGGCGAGGAGACCGCCCTCATGGCCTCCATCGAAGGCAAACGTGGCACCCCCCGTCCCCGCCCGCCCTATCCTGCCATCAAGGGGCTCTGGGGTAAGCCCACCAATATCAACAATGTCGAGACCTTCGCCAATGTCCCCTGGATCCTGTTGAAGGGCTCGGCAGCCTATGCGGCCCTGGGTACGGAGAAGAGCAAGGGCACCAAGGTCTTCGCCATCGCCGGGAAGGCCCGGCGCACGGGATTGGTGGAGGTCCCCATGGGGCTCACCATCAGGGATGTCGTCTTCGATGTCTGCGGTGGCATCAAGGAGGACCGCGCCTTCAAGGCCGTCCAGATGGGCGGTCCCTCCGGCGGCTGCATCCCGGCCGCCCTGGCCGACACCGTCATCGACTATGACTCCATCACCAAGACCGGAGCCATCATGGGTTCCGGCGGCATGGTGGTCATGGATGAGACCACCTGCATGGTGGAGATGGCCCGCTTCTTCCTCCACTTCACCCAGATGGAATCCTGCGGCAAGTGCACCTCCTGCCGCATCGGCACCCTGCGCATGCTCGAGATCCTGGAGGAGATCGTGGCGGGGCGGGGCAGGGAGGAGCACCTCGCCCAGCTCGAGGAGCTCGGCGCCTTCATCAAGGGCTCCTCCCAGTGTGGCCTGGGCCAGACGGCCCCCAATCCCGTGCTCACCACCCTGCGCTACTTCAGGGACGAATACGAGGCCCACATCCGGGAGCACCGCTGCCCCGCTCACTCCTGTGGGGCCCTGGTGAAGTTTGAGGTGGACAGCGCCAAGTGCGTGGGCTGCACCCTCTGCGCCCGCCAGTGCCCGGCCAAGTGCATCAGCGGTGAGGCCAGGAAGGTCCATGTCATTGATGACGCCCAATGCGTCAAGTGCGGCAAGTGTTACACCGTATGCAACTTCGGCGCGATCCGGAAAGTGTGA
- a CDS encoding hemerythrin domain-containing protein produces the protein MSMDSEQKAGERAEMDAWMEAPVVDLMRHIIAHYHWETRRGMAELENLVEEAALFEGHNFSNLVAIRDEVELFCTEMRTHLRMEETTLFPAILAREQGREVQVDKEIIEPLDLFEDEHNAAAGLLVRIHKLTEGFNPPPSAQELQRRLYRTFESLADVLLKHIYIENEILFKRVL, from the coding sequence ATGTCCATGGACAGTGAACAGAAAGCAGGGGAGAGGGCGGAGATGGATGCCTGGATGGAGGCTCCGGTGGTGGACCTCATGCGTCACATCATCGCCCACTATCACTGGGAGACGCGGCGCGGCATGGCTGAGCTGGAGAACCTGGTGGAGGAGGCCGCCCTCTTCGAGGGGCACAACTTCAGCAACCTTGTGGCCATCCGCGATGAGGTGGAGCTCTTCTGCACGGAGATGCGCACTCACCTGAGGATGGAGGAGACCACGCTCTTTCCGGCCATCCTGGCCAGGGAACAGGGCCGGGAGGTCCAGGTCGACAAGGAGATCATCGAGCCCCTGGATCTCTTTGAGGATGAACACAATGCAGCGGCCGGGCTTCTGGTTCGGATTCACAAGCTGACGGAGGGCTTCAATCCCCCCCCGAGTGCCCAGGAGCTCCAGCGGCGCCTCTACCGGACCTTCGAGTCGCTGGCCGATGTACTCCTCAAGCACATCTACATCGAGAACGAGATTCTCTTTAAACGCGTGCTCTGA
- the nuoE gene encoding NADH-quinone oxidoreductase subunit NuoE translates to METPSLSYFDPEQLAACAGDGSQVIPLLQVVQEKRGYVPEDAIHEICAITGAAESDIFSVITFYKQFRLQPPGRYLIKVCDGTACHVNGANTLLDVLYDALQIETGDTTADGLFTISPVACLGCCSLAPVIMINDETFGGLTPQKVRSILNDFKKKG, encoded by the coding sequence ATGGAGACACCGTCTCTCTCCTATTTCGATCCCGAGCAGCTGGCAGCCTGCGCGGGCGATGGCAGTCAGGTGATCCCCCTCCTCCAGGTGGTGCAGGAGAAACGGGGCTATGTGCCCGAGGATGCCATCCATGAGATATGCGCCATCACGGGGGCGGCGGAAAGTGACATCTTCAGTGTCATCACCTTCTACAAACAGTTCCGGCTCCAGCCCCCAGGCCGGTATCTCATCAAGGTCTGCGATGGCACCGCCTGTCATGTGAATGGTGCCAACACGCTGCTGGATGTCCTCTATGACGCCCTCCAGATCGAGACGGGGGATACCACGGCCGACGGGCTTTTCACCATCAGTCCGGTGGCCTGCCTGGGGTGCTGCTCTCTGGCGCCCGTGATCATGATCAATGACGAGACCTTCGGTGGCCTTACGCCTCAGAAGGTGAGATCCATCCTCAACGATTTCAAGAAGAAGGGCTGA
- a CDS encoding FAD-dependent oxidoreductase: MASVTFKLNGKEVVADNSRTILQAARDNGVDIPTLCYDPRLPPYGSCLVCVVEVRNMGRNLMSCTTPVAEGMDVWTESEPAFKARKSALEMLLSNHYADCRGPCFVKCPAHVDVQGYLAFAHAGMYKEALDLIRETNPLPLACGRVCVRYCEANCRRQDVDSPGAINFMKRYVADLEYDRLGTPEIVPGNGKRVAIVGGGPSGLTCGYYLRQQGYEVTILDKQPKLGGMLRYGIPEYRLPQAVLDKEVAQLLAGGIQVRTGVKLGQDFSLDTLKAEGFDAIYLAMGSWVAKGMGLEGEDHPNILPGIVFLEQVKRDGPPALSGRVAIVGGGNTAIDAARTALRSGAEKVTVLYRRTRAEMPADDIEVEDALEEGIEFAYLTAPSAVAVEDGKLLGLECYLMELGEPDASGRRRPEKVKGSEFLFRADWVVSAIGQGQDLSGLRNETLGELKVTKWNSIEADPETLLTSVEGVFAGGDAMSGPAAAIDAIAAGGRAAKVIDKWFRTGRVEGLQSGFLSRRAALEVPKSDFFLGIEPAKRVEMPKLDHHARAQSWEEVDLGVTPEQVKHETGRCLSCGCSSVYDCDLKTYAGDCDVQQEHFKGRVKKHKVDDRHPFILLDANKCILCGRCVRYCGDLIGVSALGFIDRGYDTVVKPALNKALKDTTCIGCGNCIEVCPTGAITFKATLEKPGPFRTAPYRSVCSFCGVGCELDINHSGRESFFVTAKPQDPFTEGELCAKGRFGTYYLGAPERIAHPTVEGKAKVSLHGAAAALVGGLRGLKGEEILFLASPRISNESAYLLASLARQVGTRNLFAAEDLARPALPESVPMTLRQDEVAKADLVVTVGGAAMKYNPVFGFKVRRAIAGGARLIHIGPLDPAWQPLVTCHLPCAAGEEAGVLAALAGVLQEEGLQKAWSVAQASNAASLRGFVFPEASPAVRKAAALLGAAERPAVIVNRDALSGSDGAELKWASDLALLSGAGLLMVRNEANGQGFQDIVYGGGLTSSADLAKAKAALAAGSLKAVVLVGVDPEGLSCVEELARVPFRVAMDVFGTAFSDAADVVVPLAPLAEEEGSTVSFDGRILKFRRAFKPLSGFGNLDFLGCALQEAGGVAPDLAAIREAIAGQSPAYAGLSSDLPQVFLAADRKRHLFLASWGAGPAVPYSSATTYSRRWTLGNPLRK; encoded by the coding sequence ATGGCCAGTGTCACCTTCAAGCTCAACGGCAAAGAGGTCGTTGCCGACAACTCCAGGACCATCCTCCAGGCCGCCCGCGACAACGGGGTGGACATCCCCACCCTCTGCTACGACCCCCGCCTCCCGCCCTATGGCTCCTGCCTGGTCTGTGTCGTGGAGGTCCGGAACATGGGCCGCAACCTCATGTCCTGCACTACCCCCGTGGCCGAGGGCATGGATGTGTGGACCGAGAGCGAACCCGCCTTCAAGGCCCGCAAGTCTGCCCTCGAGATGCTGCTCTCCAACCATTACGCCGACTGCCGCGGTCCCTGCTTCGTCAAGTGCCCTGCCCATGTGGATGTCCAGGGCTACCTGGCCTTCGCCCATGCCGGGATGTACAAGGAGGCCCTGGACCTCATCCGCGAGACCAATCCCCTGCCCCTGGCCTGCGGCCGGGTCTGCGTCCGCTACTGCGAGGCCAACTGCCGCCGCCAGGATGTGGACTCCCCCGGAGCCATCAACTTCATGAAGCGGTACGTGGCCGATCTGGAATACGACCGCCTGGGCACACCTGAGATCGTGCCCGGTAACGGCAAGCGGGTGGCCATCGTGGGTGGAGGTCCCTCGGGGCTCACCTGCGGCTACTACCTCCGCCAGCAGGGCTACGAGGTCACGATCCTGGACAAGCAGCCCAAGCTGGGGGGCATGCTGCGCTATGGCATTCCCGAATACCGTCTGCCCCAGGCGGTGCTGGACAAGGAGGTGGCTCAGCTTCTGGCGGGCGGCATCCAGGTCCGCACCGGCGTGAAGCTCGGCCAGGACTTCAGCCTGGACACTCTCAAGGCCGAAGGTTTCGACGCCATCTATCTTGCCATGGGCTCCTGGGTGGCCAAGGGCATGGGCCTGGAGGGCGAGGACCACCCCAACATCCTCCCGGGTATCGTCTTCCTGGAGCAGGTCAAGCGGGATGGGCCGCCCGCCCTCTCGGGGCGTGTGGCCATCGTGGGCGGCGGCAACACCGCCATTGATGCGGCCCGCACCGCGCTGCGCAGCGGGGCGGAGAAGGTGACTGTCCTCTACCGCCGCACCCGCGCCGAGATGCCCGCCGATGACATCGAGGTGGAGGATGCCCTGGAGGAGGGCATCGAGTTCGCCTATCTCACCGCCCCCAGTGCGGTGGCTGTGGAGGACGGGAAGCTCCTGGGGCTGGAGTGCTACCTGATGGAGCTGGGGGAGCCCGATGCCTCCGGGCGCCGTCGTCCGGAGAAGGTCAAGGGCAGCGAGTTCCTCTTCAGGGCCGACTGGGTGGTCTCCGCCATCGGCCAGGGTCAGGATCTCTCCGGACTCAGGAACGAGACCTTGGGCGAGCTCAAGGTGACGAAGTGGAACAGCATCGAAGCCGATCCTGAGACTCTGCTCACCAGTGTGGAGGGGGTCTTCGCCGGTGGCGACGCCATGTCCGGCCCGGCGGCGGCCATTGATGCCATCGCTGCGGGCGGTCGAGCTGCCAAGGTGATCGACAAGTGGTTCAGGACCGGTCGGGTCGAGGGGCTCCAGAGCGGCTTCCTGAGCCGTCGGGCGGCCCTGGAGGTCCCCAAGTCCGACTTCTTTCTGGGTATCGAGCCCGCCAAGCGGGTCGAGATGCCCAAGCTGGACCACCATGCCCGGGCCCAGAGCTGGGAGGAGGTGGATCTGGGGGTGACCCCGGAGCAGGTGAAGCACGAGACCGGCCGCTGCCTCTCCTGCGGGTGCAGCAGTGTCTACGACTGCGACCTCAAGACCTACGCGGGCGACTGTGATGTCCAGCAGGAGCACTTCAAGGGGCGGGTCAAGAAGCACAAGGTGGATGACCGTCACCCCTTCATCCTCCTGGACGCCAACAAGTGCATCCTCTGCGGACGCTGCGTGCGGTACTGCGGCGACCTCATCGGCGTGAGCGCCCTCGGCTTCATCGACCGGGGCTACGACACGGTGGTCAAGCCGGCCCTCAACAAGGCCCTGAAGGACACCACATGCATCGGCTGCGGGAACTGCATCGAGGTCTGCCCCACGGGGGCCATCACCTTCAAGGCCACCTTGGAGAAGCCCGGCCCCTTCCGCACGGCGCCCTACCGCTCGGTCTGCTCATTCTGCGGCGTGGGCTGCGAGCTGGACATCAACCACTCCGGTCGGGAGTCCTTCTTCGTCACTGCCAAGCCCCAGGATCCCTTCACTGAAGGCGAGCTCTGCGCCAAGGGCCGCTTCGGCACCTACTACCTGGGCGCCCCGGAGCGGATTGCGCATCCCACGGTGGAGGGCAAGGCCAAGGTGAGCCTCCATGGGGCCGCCGCGGCTCTGGTCGGAGGACTCCGTGGATTGAAGGGGGAGGAGATCCTCTTCCTGGCCTCCCCGCGGATCTCCAACGAGTCCGCCTACCTCCTGGCTTCGCTGGCCCGTCAGGTGGGGACCCGGAACCTCTTTGCGGCAGAGGACCTGGCCCGCCCCGCCCTGCCGGAGTCCGTCCCCATGACCCTGCGCCAGGACGAGGTGGCGAAGGCGGACCTGGTGGTGACCGTGGGGGGGGCGGCGATGAAATACAACCCCGTCTTCGGGTTCAAGGTCCGGCGGGCCATCGCGGGAGGAGCCCGGTTGATCCACATTGGTCCCCTGGACCCTGCCTGGCAGCCGCTGGTCACCTGCCACCTTCCCTGCGCTGCAGGGGAGGAGGCCGGGGTCCTGGCGGCCCTGGCCGGGGTGCTCCAGGAAGAGGGGCTCCAGAAGGCCTGGAGCGTGGCCCAGGCCAGCAATGCCGCCTCGCTCCGGGGCTTTGTCTTCCCCGAGGCCAGTCCCGCCGTCCGGAAGGCGGCCGCCCTCCTCGGCGCAGCTGAGCGCCCTGCGGTCATCGTGAACCGCGATGCTCTTTCCGGCAGCGACGGTGCCGAGCTGAAGTGGGCTTCGGACCTGGCCCTGCTCTCAGGCGCCGGGCTCCTCATGGTCCGCAACGAGGCCAATGGCCAGGGCTTCCAGGACATCGTCTATGGCGGGGGCCTCACCTCCAGTGCTGACCTGGCCAAGGCCAAGGCTGCCTTGGCTGCGGGCTCCCTGAAGGCCGTGGTGCTGGTGGGGGTGGACCCCGAAGGGCTCTCCTGCGTTGAGGAGCTGGCCCGGGTGCCCTTCAGAGTGGCCATGGATGTCTTCGGGACCGCTTTCTCGGATGCTGCGGATGTGGTGGTTCCCCTGGCGCCCCTGGCGGAGGAGGAGGGCTCCACGGTCTCCTTCGACGGCCGCATCCTGAAGTTCAGGAGGGCTTTCAAGCCCCTGTCGGGCTTCGGCAACCTGGACTTTCTGGGCTGCGCCCTCCAGGAGGCCGGGGGGGTCGCTCCTGACCTGGCGGCCATCCGTGAGGCGATCGCCGGGCAATCCCCGGCCTATGCCGGCCTGAGTTCGGACCTGCCCCAGGTCTTCCTGGCTGCGGACCGGAAGCGGCACCTCTTCCTGGCCTCCTGGGGGGCCGGGCCGGCAGTCCCCTACAGCTCCGCCACCACCTACAGCCGGCGCTGGACCCTCGGCAATCCGCTGAGAAAGTAG
- a CDS encoding LytTR family DNA-binding domain-containing protein — protein sequence MRVAIADDEPLALARLTRLLERAGCEVQARFQDGMAMVDWLRVHPMPDCLFLDVRMPGATGLDILAEFEEKVPIVMVTSNSEFAVSAFEFAATDFLLKPVDEARLAKTLARVGRSTLTRVAVAPAVPSKVAVLAGKGTVLLELSKISHFEIVGTRVWACTAQEKLPTRWRSLAQAEGALPGHTLVRLNRTTLVRPESVRGLRVLPFGRRMVLLADGKEYVASRKGSQELQERLGL from the coding sequence ATGCGGGTCGCCATAGCTGACGATGAACCCCTGGCCCTGGCGCGCCTCACCAGACTCCTGGAGCGTGCGGGATGCGAGGTGCAGGCCCGCTTCCAGGACGGAATGGCCATGGTGGACTGGCTCCGGGTCCACCCCATGCCGGATTGTCTCTTCCTTGATGTCCGGATGCCGGGGGCCACGGGGCTCGACATCCTGGCCGAGTTCGAGGAGAAGGTCCCCATCGTGATGGTCACCAGCAACTCGGAGTTCGCCGTATCGGCCTTCGAGTTCGCCGCCACGGACTTCCTGTTGAAGCCCGTGGACGAAGCCCGCCTGGCCAAGACCCTGGCCAGGGTGGGGCGCTCGACCCTCACCCGGGTGGCGGTGGCTCCGGCGGTGCCCAGCAAGGTGGCGGTCCTGGCGGGGAAAGGGACGGTCCTGCTGGAGTTGAGCAAGATCAGTCACTTCGAGATCGTCGGCACCCGCGTCTGGGCCTGCACCGCCCAAGAGAAGCTGCCCACCCGCTGGCGCTCCCTTGCCCAGGCGGAAGGCGCCCTGCCGGGCCACACGCTCGTGAGACTCAACCGGACCACCCTGGTCAGGCCCGAGTCGGTGCGGGGGCTTCGGGTGCTGCCCTTCGGCCGCCGCATGGTCCTGCTGGCCGATGGCAAGGAATACGTGGCCAGCCGCAAAGGCAGCCAGGAGCTCCAGGAGCGCCTCGGTCTCTAG
- a CDS encoding MurR/RpiR family transcriptional regulator — MSRLQEARDLSPSQQRISECLTANMNEAALWGVEELAEHSHSCVATVVRFAKRLGYSGFLEMRKALVNSAKRHYRRGDQLLQAPTQAAATLVEVARRDIRNIERVVLAVDEEQLQRVVARIRDSRVRLVIGDGVSALMARHLAYLLLNTGLPVMEGNPADFASQVGVLESQDLLIAISITPYTRETLDAAAYARKRKVPVLAFTDRPGSPLGQSADLMLPIPGENLLFSHSLAAFGTLAHAIATAIAREDPKGSLRKLREVERVAKSKFTDDLPAQGE, encoded by the coding sequence ATGTCGCGTCTGCAGGAGGCCCGGGATCTCTCCCCGAGTCAGCAGCGGATCTCCGAGTGCCTCACGGCCAACATGAACGAGGCCGCCCTCTGGGGGGTGGAGGAGCTGGCGGAGCACTCCCACAGCTGCGTGGCCACCGTGGTGCGCTTCGCCAAGAGGCTCGGCTATTCGGGCTTCCTGGAGATGCGCAAGGCCCTGGTGAACTCGGCCAAGCGCCACTACCGGCGGGGGGACCAGTTGCTGCAGGCGCCCACCCAGGCCGCGGCCACCCTGGTGGAGGTGGCCCGCCGGGATATCCGCAACATCGAGCGGGTGGTTCTGGCCGTGGATGAGGAGCAGCTCCAGCGCGTTGTCGCCCGGATCCGGGACAGCCGGGTCCGCCTGGTCATCGGGGATGGGGTCTCAGCCCTCATGGCCCGGCACTTGGCCTATCTGCTGCTGAATACAGGGCTGCCGGTGATGGAGGGCAACCCCGCTGACTTCGCTTCCCAGGTGGGGGTGCTGGAGTCACAGGATCTGCTGATCGCCATTTCCATCACGCCCTACACCCGGGAGACCCTCGACGCTGCGGCCTATGCCCGCAAACGCAAAGTGCCCGTGCTGGCCTTCACTGACCGGCCCGGCTCCCCCCTGGGGCAATCGGCGGACCTGATGCTGCCCATTCCGGGCGAGAATCTCCTCTTCTCCCACTCCCTGGCGGCTTTCGGCACCCTGGCCCACGCCATCGCCACCGCCATCGCCCGAGAGGACCCCAAGGGCTCCCTCAGGAAGCTCCGAGAGGTGGAGCGGGTGGCCAAGAGCAAATTCACGGATGACCTTCCGGCCCAGGGCGAGTAG